A window of Corvus hawaiiensis isolate bCorHaw1 chromosome 17, bCorHaw1.pri.cur, whole genome shotgun sequence contains these coding sequences:
- the MANBAL gene encoding protein MANBAL, translating to MAAELDFSPPEIPEPTFMENVLRYGLFFGAIFQLICVLAIILPVSKSHKTDSDSFEPKNSETVKKPKGTAPQISKKPKKETKKKR from the exons ATGGCTGCAGAGTTGGATTTCTCCCCACCCGAAATCCCTGAGCCCACGTTCATGGAGAATGTGCTACGCTATGGACTCTTCTTTGGAGCCATTTTCCAGCTGATCTGTGTGCTTGCCATAATCCTGCCCGTGTCCAAGTCCCACAAGACA GACTCAGACAGTTTTGAACCTAAGAATTCAGAGACGGTGAAGAAGCCAAAGGGAACTGCTCCACAGATAAGCAAGAAACCCAAGAAGGAAACCAAAAAGAAACGATAG